The Mangifera indica cultivar Alphonso chromosome 8, CATAS_Mindica_2.1, whole genome shotgun sequence genome has a window encoding:
- the LOC123223042 gene encoding GDSL esterase/lipase At3g27950-like, translated as MNSIKLIFMLIILVLALLGGASSKRCQFPAIYNFGDSNSDTGGISASMSPVNPPYGETFFGHPAGRFCDGRLIIDFIAENLKLPYLSAYLDSIGTNFRHGANFATGGSSIRPGGYSPFHLAIQITQFIQFKSRTVALYNKLSSNRTASPLKGILPRPSDFSKALYTIDIGQNDLAYGFQHTDEENVRASIPDILNQFSQAVHQLYKEGARFFWIHNTGPIGCLPYSVIYDKLKPANLDQSGCVKPQNEIAQEFNRRLKNKISQLRQQLPHAAITHVDLYSVKYALISNAKNQGFVEPMNFCCGSYYRYHINCGNEAIVNGTVYGNPCHHPSRHISWDGIHYSQAANLWVANHILKGSFSDPSISIDQVCFHPTNM; from the exons ATGAACTCCATCAAACTGATTTTCATgcttataattttggttttggcTTTACTGGGTGGCGCCAGTTCAAAGAGATGCCAGTTTCCAGCCATATATAACTTCGGGGACTCAAATTCGGACACTGGAGGAATTTCCGCATCAATGTCCCCGGTTAATCCCCCATATGGTGAAACTTTCTTTGGACATCCTGCTGGAAGATTTTGTGACGGTCGTCTTATCATAGATTTTATTG CTGAGAATTTGAAGTTGCCTTACCTGAGCGCATACCTGGACTCGATTGGGACAAATTTCAGGCACGGTGCAAATTTTGCAACCGGAGGTTCATCTATTCGACCTGGTGGTTACAGCCCTTTTCATCTTGCTATTCAAATCACTCAATTCATACAATTCAAGTCCCGCACTGTGGCTCTCTATAATAAACTGAGCTCCAACA gAACAGCCTCGCCACTGAAGGGCATTCTTCCAAGACCCAGCGACTTCTCCAAGGCATTATATACAATTGATATTGGACAGAATGATCTTGCCTATGGTTTTCAACATACGGATGAGGAAAATGTTCGAGCTTCTATTCCTGATATTTTAAACCAGTTCTCTCAAGCAGTACAT CAATTATACAAGGAAGGGGCAAGGTTCTTTTGGATACATAACACTGGACCAATTGGGTGCTTGCCATATAGTGTTATATATGACAAATTGAAACCTGCTAATCTGGATCAAAGTGGGTGTGTCAAGCCTCAAAATGAGATAGCTCAAGAGTTCAACAGGCGACTTAAGAACAAGATATCCCAGCTGAGGCAACAACTTCCTCATGCCGCAATTACACACGTCGATCTATATTCAGTAAAATACGCACTCATAAGCAATGCCAAGAATCAAG GTTTTGTTGAGCCAATGAATTTCTGTTGTGGGAGTTACTACAGATACCATATTAATTGTGGGAATGAAGCCATAGTGAACGGAACAGTTTATGGCAACCCATGTCATCATCCATCAAGACACATTAGTTGGGATGGCATACACTATTCACAGGCAGCCAATCTCTGGGTTGCTAATCACATTCTGAAGGGCTCTTTTTCTGATCCATCCATCTCAATCGACCAAGTTTGCTTTCATCCTACGAATATGTGA
- the LOC123222345 gene encoding RNA exonuclease 4-like: MADRMESSETLRNKCAACFKQFNRMEHLVEHMRTSFHSVHEPMCAICKKHCRSFESLREHLTGPLPKLECNNIFNVRGCRFCLAILESPHARRIHQEGCQLSNVNTLLLITVLTTRLANLGTVDNTYSRNPHIVALACKMVGAGTDGSLDYCGRLCIIDERENIIFHAYVKPPVQVTNYRYETTGIRPEQLRDAIPLRQVQRRIQDFLCNGEPMWRIRARGGNARILVGHGLDHDLDRLQVEYPPTMIRDTAQYPPLMKTSKLSNSLKYLTQAYLGYDIQTGVQDPYEDCVATMRLYMRMRSQVHKSEEYPLASDPQNRNIFATAPWRQNELERMSPEELLAISRSDYYCWCLDSSA, from the exons ATGGCCGACAGAATGGAGTCTTCAGAAACCCTCAG GAACAAGTGTGCAGCATGCTTTAAACAATTTAACCGAATGGAACACCTTGTGGAGCACATGAGAACTTCATTTCACTCGGTTCATGAACCCATGTGTGCAATTTGTAAGAAACATTGCAGATCTTTTGAATCTCTAAGGGAACATCTTACAG GGCCATTGCCTAAACTGGAGTGCAACAATATATTTAACGTCCGAGGATGTAGATTCTGCTTAGCCATCCTTGAGAGCCCACATGCTCGTAGGATTCACCAAGAAGGATGCCAACTCTCTAATGTAAATACTTTGCTCTTAATTACT GTACTTACCACTCGCTTAGCAAATTTAGGAACTGTGGATAACACTTACTCAAGAAATCCACATATAGTTGCGCTAGCTTGCAAAATGGTTGGTGCGGGCACTGATGGCTCTCTAGATTATTGTGGAAGGCTTTGCATCATTGATGAACGTGAAAACATTATCTTCCATGCTTATGTTAAACCACCAGTTCAAGTCACAAACTATAGGTATGAGACAACAGGCATTCGCCCAGAACAGCTGAGGGACGCAATCCCACTAAGGCAAGTGCAGAGGAGGATTCAAGATTTCCTCTGCAATGGTGAACCGATGTGGAGAATTCGAGCAAGAGGTGGGAATGCCAGGATTCTTGTGGGTCATGGTTTGGACCATGATCTTGATCGTTTGCAAGTTGAATATCCACCAACCATGATCAG GGATACAGCCCAATATCCTCCATTGATGAAAACTAGCAAGCTCAGCAACTCACTGAAATACTTAACCCAAGCATATCTAGG ataCGATATTCAAACTGGTGTGCAAGACCCATACGAGGATTGCGTTGCAACAATGAGATTGTACATGAGAATGAGATCCCAAGTGCATAAAAGCGAGGAGTATCCACTTGCTTCTGACCCACAAAACCGAAACATTTTTGCAACAGCGCCATGGAGGCAGAACGAGCTCGAGAGGATGAGCCCAGAAGAACTGCTGGCAATCTCCAGGTCAGATTATTATTGTTGGTGCTTGGACTCATCTGCTTAA
- the LOC123222947 gene encoding protein KINESIN LIGHT CHAIN-RELATED 2-like: MPGLAMDALNGESGGVSGVEESNGSYRVYKDGYLQPRSPRSPLSPQSPRSDSIDLAIDGIFETSIEQLYHNVCEMQSSDLSPSSASYGSYGEESRIDSELRHLVGDIIGKEEMMKEMAVEVENKEESDGGCSEFTPKKVNGPTDKRIAKGKKQSANRKQKSSKERPSTDKRNERNIRKPTNAFSMKKQRQNLLEDLEATLDNPDLGPFLLKQTRDMIYTGENLQKALESVTRAMKSFEVCANEKPNLEQVMCLHVMSAIYCSLGQYNEAIPILERSIEIPVMEDGLDHALAKFAGCMQLGDTYAMLGQMENSILCYTAGLEIQRQVLGETDHRVGETCRYVAEAHIQALQFDEAEKLCQMALDIHRENGSPASIEEAADRRLMGLICDSKGDYEAALEHYVLASMAMAANNHEIDVASIDCSIGDAYLSLARFDEAIFSYQKALTVFKSAKGENHPAVALVFVRLADLYYKIGKLRDSKSYCKNALKIYGRPNPGTPSEEIASGLIDIAAIYQSLNELDRALKLLKKALKIFGNTPGQQSTIAGIEAQMGVMYYMMGNYSDSYNILKSAISKFRASGEKKSALFGIALNQMGLACVQRYSINEAADFFEEARSILEKEYGPYHHDTLGVYSNLAGTYDAMGRLGDAIEILEYVVGMREEKLGTANPDVEDEKRRLAELLKDAGRVRNRKSRSLVALLDDTSSEIAKDDEIEVS; encoded by the exons ATGCCTGGTTTAGCAATGGATGCATTAAATGGAGAAAGTGGTGGAGTAAGTGGAGTAGAAGAATCTAATGGAAGCTACAGGGTGTACAAGGACGGCTATTTGCAGCCACGGTCTCCAAGAAGTCCGTTGAGTCCACAGAGTCCCCGTAGCGATTCCATTGATTTGGCCATCGATGGAATATTTGAGACGTCTATTGAGCAGCTATATCACAATGTCTGTGAGATGCAAAGCTCCGATCTATCTCCATCAAGCGCTAgttatggttcatatggtgagGAGTCGAGGATTGATTCAGAGTTGCGGCATCTTGTTGGGGATATAATTGggaaagaagagatgatgaaagaGATGGCGGTGGAGGTGGAAAATAAGGAAGAGAGTGATGGTGGCTGCAGCGAATTTACTCCCAAGAAAGTAAATGGCCCTACTGATAAAAGGATTGCAAAGGGTAAAAAGCAATCTGCAAATCGTAAGCAAAAATCTTCTAAAGAGAGACCTTCAACTGATAAAAGGAATGAGAGGAATATAAGGAAACCAACTAATGCTTTCTCTATGAAGAAGCAAAGGCAGAATTTGCTGGAGGATCTTGAGGCAACATTAGATAATCCTGATCTTGGACCGTTTCTACTGAAACAAACGAGAGATATGATTTATACAGGTGAAAATCTCCAGAAAGCTCTTGAATCGGTGACTCGAGCAATGAAGTCATTTGAGGTATGTGCAAATGAGAAACCCAATTTAGAGCAAGTAATGTGTTTGCATGTTATGTCAGCAATATACTGCAGCTTAGGCCAATACAATGAGGCAATTCCTATTCTTGAGCGTTCAATTGAAATTCCAGTTATGGAGGATGGCCTAGATCATGCATTGGCTAAATTTGCTGGGTGTATGCAGTTGGGTGATACTTATGCAATGTTAGGTCAGATGGAGAATTCCATACTGTGTTATACAGCAGGTTTGGAGATACAAAGGCAAGTCTTGGGAGAGACTGACCATCGAGTTGGTGAGACATGTCGGTATGTGGCTGAGGCTCATATTCAAGCATTGCAATTTGATGAGGCAGAGAAGCTTTGTCAGATGGCTCTTGACATCCACAGGGAGAATGGTTCTCCTGCTTCTATTGAAGAAGCTGCAGATAGGAGACTCATGGGACTCATCTGTGACTCAAAAGGGGATTATGAGGCTGCTCTTGAGCATTATGTCTTAGCAAGCATGGCTATGGCAGCCAATAACCATGAAATCGATGTGGCTTCAATTGATTGCAGCATTGGAGATGCTTACTTATCTTTAGCTCGATTCGATGAAGCAATTTTTTCTTATCAGAAAGCACTCACTGTGTTTAAGTCAGCTAAAGGAGAAAATCATCCTGCTGTTGCTTTAGTTTTCGTGCGATTAGCTGACTTGTACTACAAGATAGGAAAATTAAGGGACTCAAAGTCTTACTGTAAAAATGCACTCAAAATTTATGGCAGGCCTAATCCTGGAACCCCCTCTGAAGAGATTGCCAGCGGTTTAATTGATATTGCAGCTATTTATCAATCTTTGAATGAATTGGATCGGGCACTCAAGTTACTCAAAAAGGCCTTAAAAATTTTCGGTAATACCCCGGGTCAACAGAGTACTATTGCGGGAATTGAAGCTCAGATGGGAGTTATGTATTATATGATGGGGAATTATTCTGATTCCTACAACATCCTGAAAAGTGCCATTTCTAAGTTTCGAGCTAGCGGCGAGAAAAAGTCTGCTTTGTTTGGTATTGCGTTGAACCAAATGGGTCTTGCTTGTGTGCAGAGGTATTCAATAAATGAGGCAGCTGATTTTTTTGAAGAAGCAAGGAGTATTTTGGAGAAGGAATATGGGCCATATCACCATGACACATTAGGGGTCTATAGCAATCTGGCTGGCACATATGATGCAATGGGAAG GCTAGGTGATGCTATTGAAATTTTGGAGTATGTTGTTGGGATGAGAGAAGAGAAGCTTGGAACAGCAAATCCAGATGTGGAAGATGAAAAGCGAAGATTAGCCGAGTTGTTGAAAGATGCAGGGAGGGTTCGGAACAGAAAATCGAGGTCACTTGTCGCCCTTCTAGATGACACCAGCTCTGAAATTGCAAAAGATGATGAAATTGAAGTATCATAA